From a single Bacillus gobiensis genomic region:
- a CDS encoding DEAD/DEAH box helicase encodes MYKTNTLLGATLMDIQKKLIVNSEKGNLLIELIRSISECKSFYFSVAFINFSGLQLLLDPLKEAGEKGIKGKIITSTYLNFTDAKSLEKIREFNNVELKVFVTEKELGFHTKAYIFEYEESYKVIIGSSNITQSALKSNIEWNVEIVSKENAGFIEEVLKEYQILWDSSVYADQDFIDRYEGFLKSLKKSQMTHQLIYENRKYIVPNRIQNRAIENLERLRHFGERKALVIAATGTGKTYMSAFDVKRFKPKKLLFIVHREEILRKARDNFEMLLPNEGLTFGLLTGNQKQKHVDYVFATIQTVSKCFHEFKKDEFDYIIIDEAHHATSPTYQGVLNYFEPQFTLGMTASPERSDNHNVFEHFDNNVALEVRLHEALDDELIIPFHYFGITDFEGIDLRGVSIDDIAEVTKRLKVNERVDFIIEKMNFYGHDGEKRKCLGFCASIEHATFMAAEFNKRGYLSISLDGTDTVEQRGNYIQRLEDENDELQCIFTVDIFNEGVDIPSVNTVLMLRPTNSPIVFIQQLGRGLRKYKNKSFLTVLDFIGNHNKAFLIAIALNGSRYYDKESLKVAISTGFANIPGCTHIQMDKISQERILEQIDKENFNSMKYLKEEYFEFKKLNQGYIPYFLLDYLKFDAAPDPIKFIDREKTYLQFVAKVEKDDHLKNLLHNEIFEQTLKELSSKLPLKRIHEFVIIRYLFDHDEISLETATLEILKMVKDVDGDSVLHAFECLNQDYYDNIQKNNKPQLFTNSSGILKKTRAFPQLLEKKEYRDYIEDIVNYGIFRYEKEYKQEYYGVPHFKLYEQYQMTDAALLSNYRKIHTAFRGSGLLTNGNDFFLFIDLHKEEDIKESINYNDQFLDEQTFQWETPNSTAQSSERGKNIIHNKQRGINLHLFVRKYKEIDKKTQPYIYIGKGDTVHYEGEKPITTQIKLENEVPANLYIEFTEKV; translated from the coding sequence ATGTATAAAACAAATACCTTACTAGGAGCCACCCTAATGGACATCCAAAAAAAATTGATCGTAAATTCAGAAAAGGGAAATTTGTTAATAGAATTAATACGTTCAATTAGTGAGTGCAAAAGTTTTTATTTTAGTGTCGCATTTATTAATTTTAGTGGCCTTCAGCTTTTGCTTGATCCATTAAAAGAAGCAGGAGAAAAAGGAATCAAAGGGAAGATCATTACGTCTACTTATCTAAATTTCACCGATGCAAAGTCCTTAGAAAAGATAAGAGAGTTTAACAATGTGGAGCTAAAGGTTTTTGTTACAGAAAAGGAGCTCGGTTTTCATACGAAAGCTTATATTTTCGAGTACGAGGAAAGCTATAAGGTGATTATCGGTTCATCCAATATTACACAAAGCGCCCTTAAAAGTAATATTGAATGGAATGTTGAAATCGTTTCTAAAGAAAACGCTGGTTTTATAGAAGAGGTTTTAAAGGAATATCAAATTTTGTGGGACAGTAGCGTCTATGCTGATCAGGATTTTATTGATAGGTATGAAGGTTTTCTTAAGAGTCTCAAAAAATCGCAAATGACCCATCAACTGATCTATGAAAATCGGAAATATATTGTTCCAAATAGAATTCAAAATCGTGCGATTGAGAATTTAGAACGGCTTAGACATTTTGGCGAAAGAAAAGCTCTGGTGATTGCAGCCACTGGTACGGGGAAAACCTATATGTCAGCCTTTGATGTCAAAAGGTTCAAACCAAAAAAACTTCTTTTTATTGTCCATCGCGAAGAAATTTTAAGAAAAGCAAGAGATAATTTTGAAATGCTCCTTCCGAATGAAGGCCTTACTTTCGGGTTGTTGACAGGAAATCAAAAGCAAAAACACGTTGACTATGTATTTGCTACTATTCAAACAGTGTCCAAATGCTTTCATGAATTTAAGAAGGATGAGTTTGATTACATCATTATTGATGAGGCTCATCATGCAACGAGTCCAACCTACCAAGGTGTTTTAAATTACTTCGAGCCACAATTCACTCTTGGGATGACTGCATCGCCAGAAAGAAGCGACAATCATAATGTGTTTGAGCATTTTGATAATAATGTCGCGTTAGAAGTACGATTACATGAGGCTTTAGATGACGAGCTGATCATTCCTTTTCATTATTTTGGCATCACAGATTTTGAAGGCATTGACCTAAGAGGTGTTTCAATTGATGACATAGCTGAAGTTACCAAAAGGTTAAAGGTGAATGAACGTGTTGATTTTATCATTGAGAAGATGAATTTTTATGGGCACGATGGAGAGAAAAGAAAGTGCCTAGGATTTTGTGCAAGTATTGAACATGCGACCTTCATGGCGGCGGAGTTTAATAAAAGGGGCTACCTAAGTATTAGTTTAGATGGCACTGATACAGTTGAGCAACGCGGAAACTATATTCAAAGATTAGAAGATGAAAATGATGAGTTACAATGCATCTTCACAGTAGATATCTTTAATGAAGGCGTAGATATCCCTTCTGTAAATACTGTATTAATGCTCAGACCAACGAACTCTCCAATTGTCTTTATTCAACAATTAGGAAGAGGACTGAGAAAGTACAAGAATAAGAGCTTTTTAACAGTTCTTGATTTTATCGGTAACCATAATAAAGCCTTTCTAATTGCCATCGCGCTAAATGGAAGTAGATATTATGATAAAGAAAGTCTTAAGGTAGCCATTTCAACGGGATTTGCTAATATCCCAGGATGTACACATATTCAAATGGATAAAATATCTCAGGAAAGAATTTTAGAGCAAATTGATAAGGAAAACTTCAATTCCATGAAATATTTAAAGGAAGAGTATTTCGAATTTAAGAAGCTCAATCAAGGATATATTCCATATTTCTTATTAGATTATCTGAAATTCGATGCGGCACCTGATCCTATTAAATTTATTGATCGTGAAAAAACGTATTTACAATTCGTAGCCAAGGTTGAGAAGGATGATCATCTGAAAAACCTGTTACATAATGAAATTTTTGAACAGACATTAAAAGAATTATCAAGCAAGCTGCCATTAAAACGAATACACGAATTTGTTATCATTCGATATCTTTTTGATCACGATGAAATATCTCTTGAAACAGCTACGCTTGAAATTTTAAAAATGGTTAAAGACGTTGATGGGGATAGTGTATTACATGCATTTGAGTGTTTAAATCAGGATTATTATGATAATATCCAGAAAAACAACAAACCGCAATTATTTACGAATAGTAGCGGTATTCTAAAGAAGACTCGAGCCTTTCCGCAATTGCTAGAGAAGAAAGAATATAGAGATTACATCGAAGATATCGTGAATTATGGGATTTTCCGCTATGAAAAAGAATATAAACAGGAATACTATGGTGTTCCGCATTTTAAACTGTACGAACAATATCAAATGACCGACGCTGCATTGCTTTCCAACTACCGAAAAATTCACACAGCCTTTCGAGGTTCAGGGTTGCTAACAAATGGAAATGATTTTTTCCTATTTATCGACTTGCACAAGGAAGAGGATATTAAAGAAAGCATTAATTACAATGATCAATTCCTTGATGAACAAACCTTTCAATGGGAGACGCCAAATAGTACAGCTCAATCATCTGAAAGAGGAAAGAATATAATTCATAATAAACAACGGGGAATTAACCTTCACTTGTTTGTCAGGAAGTACAAGGAAATTGATAAAAAAACGCAGCCATATATTTATATTGGGAAAGGCGATACTGTTCATTATGAAGGAGAAAAGCCAATTACTACCCAAATCAAATTGGAGAACGAAGTCCCGGCAAATTTGTATATCGAATTCACTGAAAAAGTATAG
- the mtnA gene encoding S-methyl-5-thioribose-1-phosphate isomerase encodes MTTPVAAIQSVQLDDEQNALILLDQTLLPNEKVFLQLTTVEEIWDAIYRLKVRGAPAIGIAAAYGVYLGTKQSNAATFSELSADFQAVKQYLASSRPTAVNLFWALNRMEERLKKEAEKSVQEIKDALRDEAESIRLEDEKICYSIGEHALSLLQPGWGLLTHCNAGTIATAKYGTALAPIYLGQEQGYDFQVFADETRPLLQGARLTAWELQEAGVDVTLICDNMASHVMKEGKVQAVLTGCDRVAANGDTANKIGTSGLAVLAKHYGIPFYICAPLSTIDFECKTGEDIPIELRKPEEITTTWYEKPMAPENVKAYNPAFDITDHELITGIVTEKGIAYPPYQESLAYLRTKD; translated from the coding sequence ATGACAACACCAGTAGCGGCGATTCAATCCGTGCAGCTCGATGATGAACAGAATGCGCTTATTTTATTAGACCAAACACTTTTGCCAAATGAAAAAGTCTTTTTGCAGCTGACCACGGTGGAAGAAATTTGGGACGCCATTTACCGGCTGAAGGTTCGGGGAGCGCCTGCGATTGGAATTGCCGCAGCATATGGAGTTTATTTAGGAACAAAGCAATCAAATGCTGCAACATTTTCTGAATTATCTGCGGATTTTCAAGCAGTAAAGCAATATCTTGCATCTTCGCGTCCAACGGCTGTGAATTTGTTCTGGGCATTAAATCGAATGGAAGAACGGTTAAAAAAAGAAGCGGAAAAAAGCGTACAGGAGATAAAGGATGCGCTAAGGGATGAAGCGGAAAGCATTCGATTGGAAGATGAGAAAATTTGCTACTCAATAGGCGAGCATGCCCTTTCCTTGCTTCAGCCTGGCTGGGGACTTTTAACTCATTGCAATGCGGGAACAATAGCCACGGCTAAGTACGGTACAGCGCTTGCGCCGATTTATTTAGGACAGGAGCAGGGGTATGATTTTCAAGTATTCGCGGATGAAACGAGGCCGCTTCTCCAAGGGGCGCGGCTAACCGCTTGGGAACTGCAGGAGGCTGGTGTCGACGTCACTTTAATTTGTGACAATATGGCCTCGCATGTCATGAAAGAAGGAAAGGTGCAGGCCGTTCTAACCGGATGTGACCGGGTAGCTGCTAATGGCGATACTGCCAATAAAATCGGTACCTCCGGCTTGGCTGTATTGGCAAAGCATTACGGAATTCCGTTTTATATATGCGCTCCATTATCGACGATCGATTTCGAATGTAAAACAGGAGAGGACATCCCCATCGAGCTGCGAAAGCCGGAAGAAATCACGACAACGTGGTACGAAAAGCCGATGGCTCCTGAAAATGTGAAGGCTTATAATCCTGCGTTTGACATTACGGACCATGAGCTGATTACGGGAATCGTCACAGAAAAAGGAATTGCCTATCCTCCGTATCAAGAAAGTTTGGCTTATTTGCGTACGAAGGATTGA
- a CDS encoding cytochrome c oxidase assembly protein — MNSEHVHHTHSSDQALIEPVLAVAFFLLIVLYFIARIVSNRRYKKWPLHRYLLWSTGIICVAASVIGPLVQKAHMDFTAHMIGHLLLGMLAPLLLVLAAPMTLILRAIPITAARRLSKLLKSRPVGILTDPITATVLNIGGLWVLYMTELYAVMNQNTLVHILVHIHIFLVGYVFTSSILSIDPDPYRHSFMYRAVVLIIALAGHSILSKMIYAYPPSGVSREQADQGAMIMYYGGDAVDLVLIIVLCFQWYRSVRLRSVLPDEKALTE, encoded by the coding sequence ATGAACAGTGAACACGTCCATCACACTCATTCAAGCGATCAAGCTTTAATTGAGCCAGTCCTGGCTGTTGCCTTCTTCTTATTAATCGTACTTTATTTTATTGCGAGAATCGTATCCAACCGCCGATACAAAAAATGGCCGCTGCACCGCTACCTGCTTTGGAGTACAGGCATCATCTGCGTAGCAGCCAGCGTAATTGGCCCGTTGGTACAAAAAGCACATATGGATTTCACCGCACATATGATCGGACATTTATTGCTCGGCATGCTGGCGCCGCTTCTGCTCGTTTTAGCTGCCCCTATGACACTCATTCTTCGGGCAATTCCAATTACAGCGGCAAGACGCCTGTCCAAACTATTAAAAAGCAGACCCGTTGGCATCCTGACTGATCCCATTACAGCTACAGTTTTGAATATCGGCGGACTATGGGTTCTATATATGACTGAGTTATACGCAGTAATGAACCAGAATACCCTTGTCCATATCCTGGTTCATATCCATATATTTTTGGTGGGATACGTCTTTACCTCTTCCATTCTCTCGATTGATCCAGACCCATATCGCCACAGTTTTATGTACAGGGCAGTTGTCCTAATCATTGCGTTAGCCGGCCACAGCATTCTCTCGAAAATGATCTATGCCTATCCGCCTAGCGGTGTTTCGAGAGAGCAAGCTGATCAAGGTGCAATGATTATGTATTATGGGGGAGATGCTGTAGACCTTGTATTGATCATTGTTCTTTGTTTTCAATGGTATAGGAGTGTGAGGCTGCGGTCAGTTTTGCCCGATGAGAAAGCCTTGACTGAATAG
- a CDS encoding 2-hydroxy-3-keto-5-methylthiopentenyl-1-phosphate phosphatase, with protein MSKPIIFCDFDGTVTKKDNIVNIMRQFAPPEWEKWKDDVLSRSVSIQEGVGNMFALLPSSLQQEITRFVLENAVIREGFSEFVQFTKEQRIPLYIVSGGMDFFVNPMLEGFDLISGVFCNEADFSEDKIKIHWPHKCDEKCSNQNCGCCKPAIIRNISKDDTYVIVIGDSVTDLEAAKCADTVIARDYLAEKCEEQSIPYRAFETFYDCITVLEGLLQRDQNTIDEVGEPNELRFNSTS; from the coding sequence GTGAGTAAGCCCATCATCTTTTGCGACTTTGACGGAACTGTAACGAAGAAAGACAACATTGTAAACATCATGAGGCAATTCGCCCCGCCGGAATGGGAGAAATGGAAGGATGACGTGTTATCTCGGAGCGTGAGCATTCAAGAGGGAGTCGGAAATATGTTTGCACTTCTGCCCTCTTCCTTACAACAGGAGATTACGAGATTTGTTTTAGAGAATGCTGTCATACGTGAAGGCTTTAGCGAGTTTGTCCAGTTTACAAAAGAACAGCGAATTCCTCTCTATATCGTCAGCGGGGGAATGGACTTTTTCGTAAACCCTATGCTTGAAGGCTTTGATTTAATTTCTGGGGTGTTTTGTAATGAAGCGGATTTCAGTGAAGACAAGATAAAGATTCATTGGCCCCACAAGTGTGATGAGAAATGTTCGAATCAAAATTGCGGATGCTGCAAGCCGGCCATTATTCGGAACATATCCAAGGATGATACATATGTGATTGTCATTGGCGATTCGGTTACTGACTTGGAAGCAGCAAAATGCGCGGACACGGTGATTGCGAGAGATTATTTAGCTGAAAAATGCGAAGAACAATCGATTCCTTATCGGGCGTTTGAAACGTTTTATGATTGTATAACTGTTTTAGAAGGCTTGCTGCAAAGAGATCAAAATACTATCGATGAAGTAGGTGAACCAAATGAGTTACGTTTTAACTCGACATCATGA
- a CDS encoding methylthioribulose 1-phosphate dehydratase, with product MSYVLTRHHELAEIKEELAERDWFMGTSGNLAIKVQDDPLQFLVTASGKDKRKKTKEDFLLVDQNGDPVGSTNVKPSFETLLHCEIYKKTAAGCSLHVHTVANNVISELYGDEGKIVFQGQELIKAFGYWEEDAELTIPIIHNYAHIPRLAETLSSFVNDDKGAVLIRNHGITAWGKDGFEAKKILEACEFLFQYQVTLLQTKAGRAIKI from the coding sequence ATGAGTTACGTTTTAACTCGACATCATGAGCTTGCCGAGATCAAGGAGGAGCTGGCAGAACGTGATTGGTTTATGGGGACGAGCGGCAATTTGGCCATCAAAGTCCAGGATGACCCTTTACAATTTCTCGTGACAGCGAGCGGCAAGGATAAACGGAAAAAAACAAAAGAGGATTTTTTGCTTGTCGATCAGAACGGCGATCCTGTTGGCAGCACCAACGTAAAGCCATCGTTTGAAACGCTGCTTCATTGCGAAATATACAAGAAAACTGCTGCCGGCTGCAGTCTTCATGTCCATACGGTGGCCAACAATGTCATTTCTGAGCTGTATGGCGATGAAGGGAAAATTGTTTTCCAAGGACAAGAGCTCATAAAGGCTTTTGGTTATTGGGAAGAGGATGCCGAGTTAACGATTCCGATCATTCACAACTATGCACATATTCCTAGATTAGCAGAAACCCTTTCATCCTTTGTCAACGACGACAAAGGAGCGGTTCTTATTCGAAACCACGGAATTACCGCTTGGGGAAAAGACGGTTTTGAAGCGAAAAAAATCCTCGAAGCATGCGAGTTTTTATTTCAATACCAGGTCACATTGCTGCAAACAAAAGCTGGCCGGGCAATCAAAATATAA
- a CDS encoding Dabb family protein: protein MYEHLIIFKFQSDLTSAEKSELVHQLLKFKDKIPGIIDLSAGVNSTEETQHIHGYTVSMRVTFESLQASRDYLKHPEHQDFLATNKGIIENIIVVDYPKRIDPIQQL, encoded by the coding sequence ATGTACGAACATCTCATCATCTTTAAATTTCAATCGGATTTAACATCTGCGGAAAAGTCAGAGTTGGTCCATCAGCTGTTAAAGTTTAAAGACAAAATCCCCGGCATTATTGATCTAAGTGCAGGCGTCAACTCAACCGAAGAAACGCAGCATATCCATGGCTATACAGTCAGCATGAGAGTGACCTTTGAGAGTTTGCAAGCGAGCCGTGATTACTTAAAGCACCCTGAGCATCAGGATTTTTTAGCAACCAATAAAGGAATAATAGAAAATATCATTGTTGTTGACTACCCAAAACGGATTGATCCGATACAGCAACTTTAA
- a CDS encoding 2,3-diketo-5-methylthiopentyl-1-phosphate enolase, translating to MAEVIAVYQLAAEPEKLEKKAEDIALGLTVGSWTNLPLLEQEQLKKHKGRVVEIKEIGETLPSGKKLSEIHIAFPSDNFSNDLPAILTTTFGKLSLDGEIKLLDLKLDPELENDFPGPRFGIKGIREKLGIYDRPLVMSIFKGIIGRNMEYLLGQLREQALGGIDIVKDDEILFDNDLTPFEQRISEGKKVLDQVYEETGHRTLYAVNLTGRTFDLKEKARRAKELGADLLLFNVFTYGLDVLQALREDEEIALPIMAHPAFSGALASSEKFGLSHHLLLGKLLRLAGADLSLFPSPYGSVALEKDKVLALKEELIKESTLSSVFPVPSAGIHPGLVPLLVQDFGNDCVINAGGGVHGHPQGARGGGRAFRQAVDLVLSGKSLADAPPDSELQEAIKLWGWKEEVQR from the coding sequence ATGGCAGAAGTAATTGCTGTTTATCAATTGGCTGCTGAGCCAGAAAAGCTGGAAAAGAAAGCGGAGGATATTGCCCTTGGATTAACGGTCGGCTCCTGGACCAACCTTCCTCTGTTAGAGCAGGAGCAATTAAAGAAACATAAAGGCCGTGTGGTCGAAATAAAAGAAATCGGTGAAACATTGCCTTCTGGGAAGAAACTTTCGGAAATACATATTGCGTTTCCAAGTGATAATTTTTCAAATGATTTACCGGCGATTTTAACGACAACCTTCGGGAAATTATCGCTTGATGGTGAAATTAAGCTGCTCGATTTAAAGCTTGATCCGGAGCTTGAAAACGATTTTCCCGGCCCTCGTTTTGGGATAAAAGGGATTCGCGAGAAATTAGGCATCTATGACAGACCGCTCGTAATGAGCATTTTTAAAGGGATCATTGGGCGAAATATGGAGTATTTGCTGGGTCAATTGCGGGAACAGGCCTTGGGCGGGATTGATATTGTGAAGGATGATGAGATCCTGTTTGATAATGACCTGACCCCATTTGAACAACGGATTTCAGAAGGGAAGAAGGTTCTCGACCAGGTGTACGAGGAAACCGGGCATCGGACCTTATATGCTGTCAATTTAACAGGGCGGACTTTTGATTTAAAAGAGAAAGCAAGAAGAGCGAAAGAGCTGGGTGCGGATCTTCTTTTGTTTAATGTTTTCACTTATGGTCTTGATGTGTTGCAAGCCTTGAGGGAAGACGAGGAAATCGCCCTTCCGATTATGGCTCATCCTGCCTTTAGCGGCGCGCTGGCTTCTTCTGAAAAATTTGGCCTTTCCCATCACCTGCTTCTCGGGAAATTGTTAAGACTTGCGGGAGCGGATTTGTCGCTGTTTCCTTCACCATATGGCAGTGTTGCGCTAGAGAAGGATAAGGTCTTGGCGTTAAAGGAGGAGCTAATTAAAGAGTCTACACTATCATCTGTCTTTCCAGTCCCGTCTGCAGGGATTCATCCCGGACTTGTCCCTCTGCTCGTGCAAGATTTCGGCAATGATTGTGTCATTAATGCGGGCGGCGGAGTTCATGGACATCCGCAGGGAGCCAGAGGAGGCGGGAGAGCATTCCGTCAAGCTGTCGACCTCGTTCTATCCGGAAAATCACTGGCCGATGCACCGCCTGATTCCGAGCTTCAAGAGGCGATCAAGCTTTGGGGATGGAAGGAAGAGGTTCAGCGGTGA
- the mtnK gene encoding S-methyl-5-thioribose kinase yields the protein MKDFTSAYFTMNEQDALEYIKQKGGFFGENADLHCQEIGDGNLNYVFRVVDRKSDQSIILKQAGPVARISDQFKVSPDRNRIESDILTLYGELAPDFVPVFYSYDPIMNCCLMEDLSDHEILRSALLNHKKFPLFAEHITTFLANTLLLTSDVVQEHKAKKELVKKFTNPELCEISEDLVYTEPFYDCEQNDVFEGTREFVRETIWNDHQLKFETAKLKFDFMTKAQSLLHGDLHTGSIFIKEDSTKVIDPEFAFYGPAGYDVGNLIANLIFAYVNAAFTIEDDKERADYLSYLEQTIKDVIELFQEKFLQLWDEKATEQTAVLPGFKEIYLDAIIEDAVAVTGLELCRRIIGIAHVKDMTSIAEQSDRVTAEKICLTAGKAFILKRSEIRTGNDFFNRLRDSVRLYKEGVSSHDNTSSGDSIRAAR from the coding sequence TTGAAGGATTTTACATCTGCTTATTTTACGATGAATGAACAGGATGCCCTGGAATATATCAAACAAAAGGGCGGTTTCTTTGGGGAGAATGCAGATCTCCATTGCCAGGAAATTGGTGATGGAAACCTGAATTATGTATTTCGAGTCGTGGATCGAAAGAGTGATCAGTCCATTATTTTGAAGCAGGCGGGACCGGTAGCGCGTATTTCCGACCAATTTAAAGTGTCGCCGGATCGAAATCGGATTGAAAGTGACATTTTAACGCTTTACGGAGAGCTTGCTCCTGATTTCGTCCCGGTATTCTATTCCTATGATCCGATCATGAATTGCTGCCTCATGGAGGATTTGTCTGATCATGAAATTTTGCGATCGGCCCTTTTAAACCATAAGAAGTTCCCTTTATTTGCGGAGCATATCACGACGTTCCTAGCAAACACGCTGCTGCTCACGTCAGATGTCGTGCAGGAGCATAAGGCGAAAAAGGAATTAGTCAAAAAGTTCACGAATCCGGAGCTTTGCGAAATAAGCGAGGATTTGGTTTACACTGAACCATTTTACGATTGCGAGCAAAACGATGTATTTGAAGGGACTCGCGAGTTTGTTCGCGAAACGATCTGGAACGACCATCAATTAAAATTTGAAACGGCGAAGCTGAAGTTTGATTTTATGACAAAGGCACAGTCGTTGCTTCATGGTGACCTTCATACAGGATCGATTTTTATTAAAGAAGATTCGACAAAAGTGATTGATCCGGAGTTTGCTTTTTACGGTCCGGCTGGATATGATGTCGGCAATTTGATTGCGAATTTGATATTCGCTTATGTCAATGCAGCTTTTACGATAGAAGACGATAAGGAAAGAGCGGATTATTTAAGCTACTTGGAACAAACGATCAAAGATGTCATTGAACTGTTTCAGGAAAAATTTCTGCAGCTGTGGGATGAAAAAGCGACAGAGCAAACAGCTGTTTTGCCTGGCTTTAAAGAAATTTATTTAGATGCCATCATCGAAGATGCCGTAGCTGTAACAGGGCTTGAGCTGTGCAGAAGAATTATCGGAATCGCTCATGTCAAAGATATGACATCAATTGCCGAGCAGTCAGACCGTGTCACAGCAGAGAAAATTTGCTTAACAGCAGGGAAAGCCTTTATTCTTAAGCGGTCTGAGATTCGAACGGGAAACGATTTTTTCAATCGATTACGTGATAGCGTCCGCCTGTATAAGGAAGGAGTAAGCAGCCATGACAACACCAGTAGCGGCGATTCAATCCGTGCAGCTCGATGA
- a CDS encoding 1,2-dihydroxy-3-keto-5-methylthiopentene dioxygenase — protein MTTIRIQETNEVIENQEEVIEFLQEQGVIYEEWDIEKLPERLQEKFLLDEDEKQEIINAFEDEIKDISARRGYEAWDVISLAEHTPNLEELLKNFQREHHHTDDEVRFIVSGHGAFVIQGKNGQFFEVHLNPGDLISVPVGVRHYFTLAEDRKVVAIRIFVTAEGWVPVYEAENAK, from the coding sequence ATGACAACGATTCGTATTCAAGAAACAAACGAAGTAATTGAAAACCAAGAGGAAGTCATTGAATTTTTGCAGGAGCAAGGCGTGATTTATGAGGAGTGGGATATCGAAAAGTTACCTGAACGTCTGCAAGAAAAATTTCTATTAGACGAAGATGAAAAGCAAGAAATCATCAATGCATTTGAAGATGAAATCAAAGATATTTCAGCAAGACGAGGATATGAGGCGTGGGATGTGATCTCGCTTGCTGAGCATACTCCGAACCTTGAAGAATTGCTGAAGAATTTCCAGCGTGAGCACCATCATACAGACGATGAAGTCCGCTTTATCGTCAGCGGACACGGAGCTTTCGTTATTCAAGGGAAAAACGGACAATTTTTTGAGGTGCATTTAAACCCAGGAGACCTTATTTCAGTCCCAGTCGGAGTGCGCCACTATTTCACGTTAGCAGAGGATCGTAAAGTCGTTGCTATCCGTATCTTTGTGACAGCAGAAGGCTGGGTGCCTGTATACGAAGCAGAGAATGCTAAGTAA
- a CDS encoding (deoxy)nucleoside triphosphate pyrophosphohydrolase — MKKVVKVVAAVIENDQEEILCALRSPEMKIPNMWEFPGGKVEADEDIFSALVREINEELQCQIETKEILNENVHEYDTFIINLIAIKCSIVKGTPIRSEHSKLIWLKRENLDSLKWAPADVPAVKQLISEK, encoded by the coding sequence TTGAAAAAAGTAGTCAAAGTAGTTGCAGCTGTTATTGAAAATGATCAAGAAGAAATTCTCTGTGCACTAAGATCTCCGGAAATGAAGATTCCAAACATGTGGGAATTTCCTGGTGGCAAAGTGGAGGCAGATGAAGATATCTTCTCCGCTTTAGTAAGAGAAATAAACGAGGAATTGCAGTGTCAAATCGAAACGAAAGAAATACTGAATGAAAATGTCCATGAATATGATACGTTTATTATCAACCTAATTGCTATTAAATGCAGCATTGTCAAAGGAACGCCGATTCGTAGTGAACATTCAAAATTAATTTGGTTGAAAAGAGAGAACCTTGATTCGTTAAAGTGGGCACCAGCTGACGTTCCTGCTGTAAAACAATTAATATCGGAAAAATAG